Proteins encoded by one window of Aphidius gifuensis isolate YNYX2018 linkage group LG2, ASM1490517v1, whole genome shotgun sequence:
- the LOC122850473 gene encoding uncharacterized protein LOC122850473 gives MEEILNIQKPIIFDESITHYELHTHLPYGASKFNNSDEIEIGVQHQDLCLLPSKSSLHITGKLTKSNGTAVAAITSLVKMSIAHMFEEIRYEINGIEVDRSKNVGLTTLIKGYVSFNPNQKAFLENAGWIDDEKIFDNEGNFNISIPLSILLGFAEDYRKIISNAKHELIIVRSNTNTNAYKQTTVADAAAENVKISLEKIEWIVPYIRVSDKQKIQLLNFIAKDPSIAMSFRTWELYDYPLLPATTKHIWSVKTSTQLEKPRNVIVGFQTARKNVANKDSSLFDHCKMRDIKLFLNSQSYPYGNHNINITQNQYALLYDMFAQFQVSYYRKESEPLLTKKEYIDQVPLIVIDCSKQNEFLKSGPVDIRLEFESFEQFPAETSAYCLILHDRIVEYNPISGSVRKLI, from the coding sequence ATGGAAGAAatcttaaatattcaaaaaccTATAATATTCGATGAATCAATCACTCATTATGAGCTTCATACTCATTTGCCATATGGCgcttcaaaatttaataatagtgatgaaataGAAATTGGAGTTCAACATCAAGACTTGTGTTTATTACCAAGTAAAAGTTCACTGCATATTACGGGAAAACTTACAAAAAGTAATGGAACCGCTGTTGCTGCTATAACTTCTCTTGTTAAAATGTCAATTGCTCATATGTTTGAAGAAATTCGTTATGAAATAAATGGCATTGAAGTTGATCGTAGTAAAAACGTTGGTCTTACAACTTTAATAAAAGGATATGTATCATTTAACCCTAATCAAAAAGCATTTCTTGAAAATGCAGGTTGGATAgacgatgaaaaaatatttgataatgaaggaaattttaatatatcaattccATTAAGTATATTATTAGGTTTTGCTGAAGATTATCGTAAAATAATTAGTAATGCAAAGCATGAACTTATTATTGTGAGATcgaatacaaatacaaatgcATATAAACAGACAACTGTTGCTGACGCTGCTGCCGAAAACGTAAAAATTAGTTTGGAAAAGATTGAGTGGATAGTGCCATATATACGAGTGTcagacaaacaaaaaattcaattgctTAATTTTATTGCAAAAGATCCATCTATAGCAATGAGTTTTCGTACTTGGGAACTGTATGATTATCCTTTGCTACCAGCAACAACAAAGCATATTTGGAGTGTTAAAACATCAACACAACTTGAAAAACCACGAAACGTCATCGTTGGTTTTCAAACAGCACGAAAAAATGTTGCAAATAAAGATTCCAGTCTTTTTGATCATTGTAAGATGAGAGATATTAAACTTTTCTTGAATTCTCAATCATATCCATATggtaatcataatattaacataaCACAAAACCAATATGCTTTATTATATGACATGTTTGCTCAATTTCAAGTTTCGTATTATCGGAAAGAGTCAGAaccattattaacaaaaaaagaatacataGATCAGGTTCCTCTTATTGTAATTGATTGttcaaaacaaaatgaatttttaaaatctggaCCCGTTGATATACGACTTGAATTCGAATCATTCGAACAGTTTCCCGCTGAAACATCGgcttattgtttaatattacatGATCGCATTGTTGAGTACAATCCAATCAGTGGCTCCGtcagaaaattaatttaa